The proteins below come from a single Kosakonia sp. SMBL-WEM22 genomic window:
- the citF gene encoding citrate lyase subunit alpha, with product MNQTELLHVNFPHLRELKPFDTAHSATPWLADDDARLNRKLCASLEEAITRSGLRDGMTISFHHAFREGDRVINTVVATLARLGFKNLTLASSSLMTCNDELIEHIKRGVIRKIYTSGMRGKLADAISHGLMAEPVQIHSHGGRVKLLQDGELKIDVAFLGVPCSDAFGNANGTQGKSCCGSLGYAMVDAEFADKVVLLTEEVVPFPNMPASLSQDRVDLIVKVESVGDPAKISVGAARVTSNPRELMIARYAADVIEHSGYFRDGFSMQTGSGAASTAATRFMAEKMERRGVKARFALGGITGSLVELHEKGLIEKLLDTQCFDGEAAASLRRNPNHVEISTNVYANPGGKAASCDQLDVVILSALEIDIDFNVNVITGSDGVMRGASGGHCDVAAAANLTIVVAPLLRSRIPTVVKRVTTRLTPGESIDVLVTDHGIAVNPARPEVRERLVAAGLKVVDIEALYQRAISLTGEPKPIAFTDRIVGVIRYRDGSVIDVVRQVKEEAL from the coding sequence ATGAACCAAACCGAGCTGCTTCACGTCAACTTTCCCCATCTGCGTGAATTAAAACCCTTTGATACCGCCCACAGCGCCACGCCGTGGCTGGCGGATGACGACGCCAGGCTTAACCGTAAACTCTGCGCCTCGCTGGAAGAGGCGATTACGCGCAGCGGCCTGCGCGATGGCATGACCATCTCCTTCCACCACGCTTTTCGCGAAGGCGACCGGGTGATCAACACCGTGGTGGCAACCCTTGCGCGCCTCGGCTTCAAAAACCTGACGCTCGCCTCCAGTTCGCTAATGACTTGTAACGATGAGCTGATTGAGCATATTAAGAGAGGCGTGATCCGCAAAATTTACACCTCCGGTATGCGCGGCAAGCTGGCGGATGCCATCTCCCATGGGCTGATGGCGGAGCCGGTACAGATTCACTCCCACGGCGGGCGGGTAAAACTGTTGCAGGATGGCGAGCTGAAGATCGACGTCGCCTTTCTCGGCGTGCCGTGCAGTGATGCCTTCGGTAACGCCAACGGTACGCAGGGGAAATCCTGCTGCGGCTCGCTCGGCTACGCGATGGTCGACGCCGAATTTGCCGATAAAGTGGTGCTGCTGACCGAAGAAGTGGTGCCCTTTCCCAATATGCCCGCCAGTTTGAGCCAGGATCGGGTGGATCTGATTGTGAAAGTGGAGAGCGTGGGCGATCCGGCAAAAATCAGCGTCGGTGCCGCGCGCGTCACCAGTAATCCACGAGAGCTGATGATCGCCCGCTATGCAGCGGATGTGATTGAGCACTCCGGCTATTTTCGCGACGGCTTCTCGATGCAGACCGGCTCCGGCGCAGCCTCAACTGCCGCGACCCGCTTTATGGCCGAGAAGATGGAGCGCCGCGGCGTCAAAGCCCGGTTCGCCCTCGGCGGCATCACCGGCAGCCTGGTCGAACTGCATGAGAAGGGGCTGATTGAGAAGCTGCTTGATACCCAGTGCTTTGATGGCGAAGCGGCGGCTTCGCTGCGTCGTAATCCCAACCATGTGGAGATCTCGACCAACGTTTACGCCAACCCCGGCGGTAAAGCCGCGAGCTGCGACCAGCTGGATGTGGTGATCCTCAGCGCGCTGGAGATCGATATCGACTTTAACGTCAACGTGATTACCGGTTCAGACGGTGTCATGCGCGGCGCATCCGGCGGCCACTGCGATGTGGCAGCGGCGGCAAATCTGACCATTGTGGTTGCCCCATTACTGCGCAGCCGCATTCCAACAGTGGTGAAGCGCGTGACTACCCGCCTGACGCCGGGGGAGAGCATTGACGTGCTGGTCACCGACCACGGCATTGCGGTCAACCCGGCGCGCCCGGAAGTCCGCGAACGTTTAGTGGCGGCAGGGCTGAAAGTTGTCGATATCGAAGCGCTCTATCAGCGGGCAATTTCCCTTACCGGCGAACCAAAACCGATCGCCTTTACCGACCGCATTGTCGGCGTGATCCGCTACCGCGACGGCAGCGTGATCGACGTTGTGCGCCAGGTGAAAGAGGAGGCGTTATGA
- the citE gene encoding citrate (pro-3S)-lyase subunit beta: MKKLRRSMLFLPGANAAMLSTAFIYRPDSIMFDLEDAVALREKDTARLLVFHALQHPMYQDIETVVRINPLNTPFGLPDLEAVVCAGVDVVRLPKTDSPEDIYELERHLERIELACGREVGSTRVMAAIESAIGVINAVAIARSSQRLIGIALAAFDYVMDMQTERGDGTELFYARCAVLHAARAAGIDAFDVVWSDVNDEAGFLREVELVRKMGFNGKSLINPRQIDLLHNAYAPTQQEVDHAKVVIEAAEEGERNGLGVVSLNGKMIDAPIINHAQMVLERAAASGVRR; this comes from the coding sequence GTGAAAAAACTTCGTCGTAGCATGCTGTTTCTGCCGGGCGCTAACGCCGCCATGCTCTCCACCGCCTTTATCTACCGCCCCGATTCAATCATGTTCGACCTGGAAGACGCGGTGGCCCTGCGCGAGAAAGATACCGCGCGCCTGCTGGTCTTTCATGCTCTGCAACATCCGATGTATCAGGATATTGAAACCGTGGTACGCATCAACCCGCTGAATACCCCGTTCGGCCTGCCGGATCTTGAAGCGGTCGTGTGCGCGGGCGTTGATGTGGTGCGGCTGCCGAAAACCGACAGCCCGGAGGATATCTACGAACTGGAGCGCCACCTCGAGCGCATTGAGCTTGCCTGCGGGCGTGAAGTGGGATCGACCCGCGTGATGGCGGCGATTGAGTCGGCGATAGGCGTGATTAACGCGGTGGCGATCGCTCGCAGCTCGCAGCGCTTGATCGGCATTGCGCTGGCGGCCTTTGACTATGTGATGGATATGCAGACCGAGCGCGGCGACGGCACCGAACTCTTCTATGCCCGCTGCGCGGTGCTGCACGCCGCCCGCGCTGCCGGTATCGATGCCTTCGACGTGGTGTGGTCAGACGTAAACGATGAAGCCGGGTTCCTGCGCGAAGTTGAACTGGTGCGCAAGATGGGCTTTAACGGCAAATCGCTGATTAACCCGCGCCAGATAGACCTGTTGCATAACGCCTATGCGCCAACGCAGCAGGAGGTCGATCATGCCAAAGTCGTGATTGAAGCGGCAGAGGAGGGGGAGCGTAACGGCCTTGGCGTCGTCTCCCTGAACGGCAAGATGATCGACGCCCCCATTATTAACCATGCGCAGATGGTGCTGGAACGCGCGGCGGCGTCCGGCGTGCGTCGTTAA
- the citD gene encoding citrate lyase acyl carrier protein codes for MKIIREALAGTLESSDLMVKIAPTDGELEVVVRSEVIKQFGDQIRRVVNETLRAMEIHQGLIIIEDKGALDCVIRARLQSAVLRAAEEKEIAWGTLL; via the coding sequence ATGAAAATTATACGGGAGGCGCTGGCGGGAACCCTCGAATCCAGCGACCTGATGGTGAAAATCGCCCCTACCGACGGTGAGCTGGAGGTGGTGGTGCGCAGTGAAGTAATTAAGCAGTTTGGCGATCAGATCCGCCGCGTGGTGAATGAGACGCTGCGCGCGATGGAGATCCACCAGGGGTTAATCATTATTGAAGATAAAGGCGCGCTGGATTGCGTGATCCGCGCCCGTCTGCAAAGCGCCGTGCTGCGCGCCGCGGAAGAGAAGGAGATCGCGTGGGGGACATTGCTGTGA
- the citC gene encoding [citrate (pro-3S)-lyase] ligase — protein MHTRPPIDFRIAEVSGNTPRLERIRSLLADSGLGMDSDITTFVEAWSGEQLVGCAGLAANVIKCVAVDAQLRGENISARLLAEVENLALARGHFHLFLCTRPCNRERFQHSGFWPIVQSGNNAVLMENTPSGIERYCRSLRAKRLAGKRIGAIVMNANPFTLGHRHLVEQAAKACDALHLFVVREDASFFPFAARLKMVKAGVAHLANVTVHEGSQYIISRATFPAYFLKETGKVQQAWSEIDLLIFRNYIAPALGITHRFIGSEPFCAVTRQYNNTMHQMLAGAVEVVEIPRIKAAGTAISASEVRRLLKTHQFSRIREIVPDTTFAHLEAHYGVEVA, from the coding sequence ATGCACACACGACCCCCCATCGACTTCCGCATTGCGGAAGTCAGCGGCAACACGCCCCGGCTTGAGCGCATCCGCTCGCTGTTAGCCGACAGCGGATTAGGCATGGATAGCGACATCACGACCTTCGTTGAAGCCTGGTCGGGAGAGCAACTGGTGGGGTGTGCAGGCCTTGCCGCGAACGTCATCAAATGCGTGGCAGTCGATGCGCAGCTTCGCGGCGAAAACATCAGTGCCCGGCTGCTGGCGGAAGTGGAGAACCTGGCGCTGGCGCGCGGCCACTTCCATCTCTTTCTCTGCACGCGCCCCTGCAACCGGGAGCGCTTTCAGCACAGCGGCTTCTGGCCCATCGTCCAGAGCGGCAATAACGCGGTGCTGATGGAGAACACGCCGTCGGGCATTGAGCGCTACTGCCGCTCGCTGCGGGCAAAGCGGCTGGCGGGTAAGCGCATTGGTGCCATTGTGATGAACGCCAACCCCTTTACCCTCGGCCACCGCCACCTGGTGGAGCAGGCGGCAAAAGCCTGCGATGCCCTGCATCTGTTTGTGGTGCGCGAAGATGCCTCATTTTTCCCTTTTGCCGCGCGGCTGAAGATGGTGAAGGCGGGCGTGGCGCATCTGGCCAATGTCACGGTGCATGAAGGCTCGCAGTACATCATCTCCCGCGCCACCTTTCCGGCCTACTTCCTGAAAGAGACCGGCAAAGTGCAGCAGGCGTGGAGCGAAATCGACCTGCTGATCTTTCGCAACTATATCGCCCCGGCGCTCGGCATTACCCACCGCTTTATTGGCAGCGAACCCTTTTGCGCTGTGACCCGCCAGTACAACAACACCATGCACCAGATGCTGGCAGGCGCGGTTGAGGTGGTGGAGATCCCACGCATTAAAGCCGCAGGCACGGCAATTTCGGCGTCCGAAGTGCGCCGTTTATTAAAAACACACCAGTTTTCCCGCATTCGGGAAATCGTACCAGATACCACTTTCGCGCATCTTGAAGCCCATTACGGCGTGGAAGTCGCTTAA
- a CDS encoding fumarylacetoacetate hydrolase family protein, with amino-acid sequence MKLASFVHQGIRSYGIVSAEGIINLGQRLGDRYTDLKALLAADGLAQAARYGEEPIDLHFEEIDFLPVIDNPGKILCVGMNYAEKRKEFDQHNPAPTLFVRFADSQTGHNAPVVKPRHSSEFDYEGELAVIIGKGGENIARETALSHVAGYSCYMDGSARDWQHSWFTAGKNWRQTGAFGPWMTTADEIPDPHTLAIRTWLNGRMVQDDTTASMIHKVAELIEYISTFTSLTPGDVIITGSPGGVGKKRTPPLFMKAGDCIEVEIEKIGHLSNVIVEAPEQALAAAH; translated from the coding sequence ATGAAACTCGCAAGCTTTGTTCACCAGGGTATCCGCAGCTACGGCATCGTCAGCGCGGAAGGGATCATCAACCTCGGCCAGCGCCTGGGCGACCGCTACACCGATCTAAAAGCGCTGCTCGCCGCCGATGGTCTGGCGCAGGCCGCGCGCTACGGTGAAGAACCAATCGATCTGCATTTTGAGGAGATCGACTTTCTGCCGGTGATTGATAACCCGGGCAAAATCCTCTGTGTCGGGATGAACTACGCCGAAAAACGCAAAGAGTTTGACCAACACAACCCGGCACCCACGCTGTTTGTCCGCTTCGCCGATTCACAAACCGGCCATAACGCGCCGGTGGTGAAGCCGCGCCACTCCAGCGAGTTCGATTACGAAGGCGAACTGGCGGTGATTATCGGTAAAGGCGGGGAGAATATCGCCCGTGAAACGGCTTTAAGCCATGTGGCGGGTTACAGCTGCTATATGGATGGCTCGGCGCGCGACTGGCAGCACAGCTGGTTTACCGCCGGGAAGAACTGGCGGCAGACCGGGGCATTTGGCCCGTGGATGACCACCGCCGATGAGATCCCCGACCCGCACACACTCGCTATTCGCACCTGGCTCAATGGCCGCATGGTGCAGGATGACACCACCGCCAGCATGATCCACAAAGTCGCTGAGCTTATCGAATACATCAGCACCTTCACCAGCCTGACGCCGGGTGATGTGATTATCACCGGTTCACCGGGCGGCGTCGGGAAAAAGCGCACCCCGCCGCTGTTTATGAAGGCGGGCGATTGCATCGAAGTGGAGATCGAGAAGATCGGACATCTCAGCAATGTGATTGTGGAAGCGCCGGAGCAGGCGCTGGCGGCGGCGCACTAA
- a CDS encoding 2-hydroxycarboxylate transporter family protein, with product MSTTDDSFSVPVKSRTLDKASLKDKWWHIMDSWKVGIIPLPLFLLAGALIAVDCLGGKLPSDIVVMVATLAFFGFACGEFGKRLPIVGKLGAAAICATFIPSAMVYYGLLPDVVVESTTKFYKSTNILYLYICCIIVGSIMSMNRTTLIQGFLRIFFPMLCGEIVGMLVGMGVGMALGMEPFQIFFFIILPIMAGGVGEGAIPLSIGYATLLHMDQGVALGRVLPMVMLGGLTAIIISGCLNQLGKRFPHLTGEGQLMPNRNNSDEPASATPAFSGKTDVTTIAAGALLAVLLYMIGMLGHKLIGLPAPVGMLFVAVLIKLAHGVSPRLLEGSQVVYKFFQTSVTYPILFAVGVAITPWEELVHALTLNNLLVIVSTVSALVATGFFVGKKIGMHPIDVAIVSCCQSGQGGTGDVAILTAGNRMSLMPFAQIATRIGGAINVSISLLVLGNFLV from the coding sequence ATGAGCACAACTGACGATTCATTCTCTGTACCCGTAAAGTCACGAACGCTTGATAAGGCATCACTGAAAGATAAGTGGTGGCACATTATGGATAGCTGGAAGGTAGGGATTATTCCGCTGCCGCTGTTCCTGCTGGCGGGCGCATTAATTGCCGTCGACTGTCTTGGCGGTAAACTGCCGAGCGATATCGTAGTGATGGTCGCGACGCTGGCCTTTTTTGGCTTTGCCTGCGGCGAGTTTGGCAAGCGGCTACCAATTGTCGGCAAGCTGGGCGCGGCGGCGATTTGCGCCACCTTTATCCCTTCGGCGATGGTCTATTACGGCCTGCTGCCAGATGTGGTGGTCGAATCCACCACCAAGTTCTATAAATCGACCAACATTCTCTATCTCTATATTTGCTGCATTATTGTCGGCAGCATTATGAGTATGAATCGCACCACGCTGATTCAGGGCTTTTTGCGTATCTTCTTCCCGATGCTGTGCGGTGAGATCGTCGGCATGCTGGTTGGCATGGGCGTGGGCATGGCGCTCGGCATGGAGCCGTTCCAGATCTTCTTCTTTATCATTCTGCCGATTATGGCGGGCGGTGTCGGCGAAGGCGCGATTCCGCTATCGATTGGTTACGCCACGCTGCTGCATATGGATCAGGGCGTTGCGCTGGGCCGCGTGCTGCCGATGGTGATGCTCGGCGGGCTGACGGCGATCATTATCTCCGGCTGCCTGAACCAGCTCGGTAAACGCTTCCCGCACCTGACCGGCGAAGGGCAACTGATGCCAAACCGCAATAACAGCGACGAACCCGCCTCTGCGACCCCGGCGTTCTCCGGTAAAACCGATGTCACTACCATTGCCGCAGGCGCGCTGCTGGCGGTGCTGCTCTATATGATCGGCATGCTCGGCCACAAACTGATTGGCCTGCCTGCACCGGTCGGCATGCTGTTTGTCGCAGTGCTGATTAAGCTCGCCCACGGTGTCTCGCCGCGCCTGCTGGAAGGTTCGCAGGTGGTCTACAAATTCTTCCAGACCTCCGTTACCTACCCAATTCTCTTTGCCGTTGGCGTAGCGATCACGCCGTGGGAAGAGCTGGTTCACGCCCTCACCCTCAACAACCTGCTGGTGATTGTCAGCACTGTCTCCGCGCTGGTCGCGACTGGCTTCTTCGTCGGCAAAAAGATCGGCATGCATCCGATTGATGTCGCCATTGTCTCCTGCTGCCAGAGCGGGCAGGGCGGTACCGGCGACGTCGCCATTCTTACCGCAGGTAACCGTATGAGCCTGATGCCGTTCGCCCAGATCGCTACCCGTATCGGTGGGGCAATCAACGTCTCCATCTCGCTGCTGGTGCTCGGCAACTTCCTCGTCTGA